Proteins co-encoded in one Opitutus terrae PB90-1 genomic window:
- a CDS encoding ABC transporter substrate-binding protein has product MKRPLPLALTFLALALWMHGADRPLTKLTVQLDWMPEPEHGGFYQAQALGFFREEGLDVTLLPGGPNALVMPKVATGRADIGQADSTNTLLQQAEGLPVLQFAAVFQDDPSGLLVNAASSVHRFEDLQGKTIIARPEWAFLAFLEKKYQLKFAVVPQTFSVAAFLGNKEAIQQGYFIAEPHHIVKAGGEMPRFLSTWDAGFRAYAVLVTSRKFARDHPDALRAFVRAYLRGWRSYLEEDPTPAHAALKAANPSNTDEFMAFSRQKIIAEKLVTGRDASGGVTQIGRLDPARFDTQIRQLEELGILKPGKVTTAQAITTDFVP; this is encoded by the coding sequence ATGAAACGCCCCCTCCCCCTCGCCCTCACCTTCCTCGCCCTCGCCCTCTGGATGCACGGCGCCGATCGACCGCTGACGAAGCTTACCGTCCAACTCGATTGGATGCCCGAGCCGGAGCACGGCGGATTTTACCAGGCGCAGGCGCTCGGTTTCTTCCGCGAGGAGGGACTCGACGTGACGCTCCTGCCCGGCGGGCCCAACGCGCTCGTCATGCCGAAGGTCGCGACCGGACGCGCCGACATCGGTCAGGCCGACAGCACCAACACGCTCCTCCAACAGGCCGAAGGGCTGCCCGTCCTGCAGTTCGCGGCCGTGTTCCAAGACGATCCCTCCGGGCTGCTCGTCAACGCGGCGAGTTCGGTGCATCGGTTCGAGGACCTGCAAGGGAAGACGATCATCGCCCGACCCGAGTGGGCGTTCCTCGCGTTTCTCGAAAAAAAATACCAGCTGAAGTTCGCGGTCGTGCCGCAGACGTTTTCGGTCGCCGCATTTTTGGGCAACAAGGAAGCCATTCAGCAGGGCTACTTCATCGCCGAGCCACATCACATCGTGAAGGCCGGGGGCGAGATGCCCCGCTTCCTGTCGACGTGGGATGCCGGCTTCCGCGCGTACGCCGTGCTGGTCACGAGCCGCAAGTTCGCGCGCGACCATCCCGACGCGCTCCGGGCGTTTGTGCGCGCCTACCTTCGCGGCTGGCGCAGCTACCTCGAGGAAGACCCCACTCCCGCACACGCCGCGTTGAAGGCGGCGAATCCAAGTAACACCGACGAATTCATGGCGTTCTCCCGGCAAAAGATCATCGCCGAGAAACTCGTGACCGGGCGCGATGCGAGCGGCGGCGTCACGCAAATCGGCCGGCTCGATCCCGCACGCTTCGACACGCAGATCCGCCAACTGGAGGAACTCGGCATCCTGAAACCCGGCAAAGTCACCACCGCGCAAGCGATCACGACCGATTTTGTGCCGTAG
- the trpC gene encoding indole-3-glycerol phosphate synthase TrpC, which yields MPDKLIEIMAHKRREIAPLIRPVTETELAQLDASRPKPPSFADALRRPDGTLAVISEIKRRSPSAGEIKAGASAVEQARRYRAAGADALSILTDTEFFGGTLADLSDVTTEFRDQRPAPPCLRKDFMVHPVQVAQAREAGASAILIIVRALDDAEIQALYSAAQAAGLDALFEVHHETELERALHHRARIIGVNNRDLAVFKTDLALSERLIPQFPRDVIAVSESGIFTGADARRVHAVGAHAVLVGEALMKAPDPAALIAEFRAR from the coding sequence ATGCCCGACAAGCTCATCGAGATCATGGCGCACAAGCGGCGCGAAATCGCCCCGCTGATTCGTCCGGTCACCGAGACCGAGCTCGCGCAGCTCGACGCCTCGCGGCCGAAGCCGCCTTCGTTCGCCGACGCCCTGCGCCGGCCCGACGGTACGCTGGCCGTGATCTCCGAGATCAAACGCCGCTCGCCGTCCGCCGGCGAGATCAAGGCCGGTGCGTCCGCGGTCGAGCAGGCCCGCCGCTACCGAGCCGCCGGCGCCGACGCGCTCTCGATTCTCACCGACACGGAATTCTTCGGCGGCACGCTCGCCGACTTGAGCGACGTCACGACCGAGTTCCGGGACCAACGTCCCGCGCCGCCATGTCTGCGCAAGGATTTCATGGTGCATCCGGTGCAGGTCGCGCAGGCGCGCGAGGCCGGCGCCTCCGCCATCCTGATCATTGTGCGCGCGCTGGATGACGCCGAGATTCAGGCCCTGTACAGCGCCGCCCAAGCGGCCGGATTGGACGCGCTGTTCGAGGTTCACCACGAAACCGAGCTCGAGCGCGCCCTGCATCATCGCGCGCGGATCATTGGCGTGAACAATCGCGACCTCGCCGTCTTCAAGACCGACCTGGCGCTCAGCGAACGGCTGATCCCGCAATTCCCGCGCGACGTGATCGCCGTGAGTGAAAGCGGCATCTTCACGGGCGCCGACGCGCGGCGCGTGCACGCCGTCGGCGCGCACGCCGTGCTCGTCGGCGAAGCGCTCATGAAAGCGCCCGATCCCGCCGCGCTGATCGCCGAGTTCCGCGCGCGTTGA
- the mazG gene encoding nucleoside triphosphate pyrophosphohydrolase, whose product MSAIEDLLHTMARLRGPGGCPWDQEQTHATLVRCLIDEVSELIDTIDRGDMPHMREELGDVLIQIVFHARMAEEAGHFNFEDVAREINEKLVRRHPHVFGTGKLDTSEQVIVQWDAIKATEKKNGPASAGVFKELPPRLPALMFAEAVWKQIDKKELPAGNVVDRAQVDALGRQLDEPTLGRMLFELTAAARAKGLDPEGALRLHATKVMREVEAKVTVARPAGG is encoded by the coding sequence ATGAGCGCGATCGAAGATCTACTGCACACGATGGCCCGGCTCCGCGGACCGGGCGGCTGCCCGTGGGATCAGGAGCAAACGCATGCGACGCTGGTGCGCTGCCTGATCGACGAGGTGAGCGAGCTGATCGACACGATCGATCGCGGCGACATGCCGCATATGCGCGAGGAACTCGGCGACGTGCTGATCCAGATTGTGTTTCACGCGCGAATGGCCGAGGAGGCGGGGCATTTCAATTTCGAGGACGTGGCGCGGGAGATTAACGAGAAGCTCGTGCGCCGGCATCCCCATGTATTCGGCACCGGCAAGCTCGATACGTCGGAGCAGGTGATCGTGCAATGGGATGCGATCAAGGCGACGGAGAAGAAGAACGGCCCGGCGAGCGCGGGCGTGTTCAAGGAACTCCCGCCACGCTTGCCGGCGCTGATGTTCGCCGAAGCCGTGTGGAAGCAGATCGACAAAAAGGAGCTGCCGGCGGGAAACGTCGTCGACCGGGCGCAGGTCGACGCGCTTGGGCGTCAGCTCGACGAGCCGACGCTGGGCCGAATGCTGTTTGAGCTGACGGCGGCGGCTCGCGCCAAGGGACTCGATCCCGAGGGCGCGCTGCGGCTGCACGCGACCAAGGTAATGCGCGAGGTCGAGGCGAAGGTCACCGTCGCGCGTCCGGCCGGCGGCTGA
- a CDS encoding ABC transporter permease encodes MPRRLLPLLLTVATGVAFVALWYGVHFWLSEDSRFLLPAPDAVLRAFGEYRTDLVRATLNTVYGALLGFALAIGVSILAAVVLSLSPIVRISLYPYLMLLQMTPIIIAAPILILWVGPGLPSVVLITFLICFFPLAVNTTQGLVSTDRNLVDLFRMWRASRFQQLVLLRLPAALPYFFTGLRIAATLAPIGALVGDYTAGSSAGDGGGLGFQALIYSSQAKYAALFATAAVTCVLGFVFVGFVLGASRLALRHWHDSFDPADK; translated from the coding sequence ATGCCCCGCCGCCTGCTACCTTTGCTGCTCACCGTCGCGACGGGCGTCGCGTTCGTGGCGCTGTGGTATGGCGTACACTTCTGGCTCAGCGAGGACAGTCGGTTCCTGCTGCCTGCGCCCGACGCCGTTCTTCGCGCTTTCGGCGAATACCGAACCGATCTCGTTCGCGCCACGCTCAATACCGTTTACGGTGCGCTGCTCGGCTTCGCGCTGGCGATCGGCGTCAGCATCCTCGCTGCGGTGGTACTGTCGCTCTCTCCCATCGTTCGGATCAGCCTGTATCCTTATCTGATGCTGCTGCAGATGACGCCGATCATCATCGCCGCCCCGATCCTGATCCTCTGGGTCGGCCCGGGCCTGCCGAGCGTCGTGTTGATCACGTTCCTGATTTGTTTCTTTCCCTTGGCGGTGAACACCACCCAGGGCCTCGTCTCGACCGACCGCAACCTCGTCGATCTTTTTCGGATGTGGCGCGCATCGCGTTTCCAACAGCTGGTGTTGCTGCGCCTGCCCGCGGCCCTGCCGTATTTCTTCACCGGCTTGCGGATCGCCGCCACGCTCGCGCCGATCGGCGCGCTGGTGGGCGATTACACCGCCGGCAGTTCCGCGGGCGATGGCGGCGGGCTCGGATTTCAAGCCTTGATCTATTCGAGCCAGGCGAAATACGCCGCGCTCTTCGCCACCGCCGCGGTCACGTGCGTGCTCGGCTTCGTCTTCGTCGGCTTCGTGCTCGGCGCAAGCCGGCTCGCGCTTCGTCACTGGCACGACTCCTTCGACCCCGCCGACAAATAG
- a CDS encoding ABC transporter ATP-binding protein, which yields MLAIAETPAAFLAHATAVRFASPLLSRASGLCLPAMERSPLVEFQEVTKRFGDGPAVLEQISLTAAAGDFIGLIGPSGCGKSTLLRLIAGLSPITHGSLTIGGRSPEAAAADLAFVFQESTLLPWLNVAKNVEAPLRLRRIPGGQRVATRQRVLELVGLGDRGPAYPRQLSGGQKMRVSIARALALAPRLLLLDEPFGALDEMTRERLNEELLAIREQQAWTAFFVTHSVAEAVFLSNRIVVLSSAPGRIAAEVPVDLPYPRTAETRLSRAYHDLVTEVSRVLRQAESPRPVA from the coding sequence TTGCTTGCAATTGCAGAAACGCCAGCGGCGTTCCTGGCCCATGCGACGGCCGTAAGATTTGCTTCCCCCTTGCTCTCGCGGGCTTCCGGCCTCTGTTTGCCCGCGATGGAGCGATCGCCGCTGGTCGAGTTTCAAGAGGTTACCAAACGTTTCGGCGACGGCCCGGCCGTGCTGGAGCAGATTTCGCTCACCGCGGCCGCCGGCGACTTCATCGGCCTGATCGGCCCCAGCGGCTGCGGGAAATCCACGCTACTGCGCCTGATCGCGGGCCTTAGTCCAATCACTCATGGCTCGCTGACCATCGGCGGCCGCTCCCCGGAAGCCGCCGCGGCTGATCTGGCGTTTGTCTTTCAAGAATCGACGCTCCTGCCCTGGCTCAACGTCGCGAAAAACGTCGAAGCGCCGCTCCGACTGCGCCGCATTCCCGGCGGCCAGCGCGTCGCCACCCGCCAGCGCGTACTCGAGCTCGTGGGGCTCGGCGATCGCGGCCCCGCCTACCCGCGACAACTCTCGGGCGGGCAGAAGATGCGCGTGTCGATCGCCCGCGCCCTGGCCCTCGCGCCCCGGCTGCTGCTGCTCGACGAACCGTTCGGCGCGCTGGACGAAATGACGCGCGAGCGGCTCAACGAGGAATTGCTCGCCATTCGCGAGCAGCAGGCGTGGACGGCGTTTTTCGTCACGCACTCCGTCGCCGAGGCGGTGTTCCTCTCGAACCGGATCGTCGTGCTGTCCAGTGCACCCGGCCGGATCGCCGCCGAGGTGCCCGTCGACCTCCCTTATCCCCGCACCGCCGAAACGCGGCTGTCGCGCGCTTATCACGATCTCGTCACCGAGGTCTCCCGCGTGCTCCGCCAAGCAGAATCTCCGCGCCCGGTCGCCTGA
- the rsmA gene encoding 16S rRNA (adenine(1518)-N(6)/adenine(1519)-N(6))-dimethyltransferase RsmA, with amino-acid sequence MPLTPTATRELLAQLGHQPKRFLGQNFLVDGNIVRKSLELAQVRRGDAVVEIGPGLGTLTGALLEAGAEVWAVEKDRTLHAHLSSTLQPRHPDTFHLLEADAVEHPLADLPAAHAAAFKIVANLPYAIATPWLDAVLGGPLPERMVLMLQQEAAQRYVAMPGSKSFGAISVFLQSAYEVAPGHRVEASCFFPRPDVDSYLLHLVRRAEPFVFTPEVKALIRSVFQQRRKQIGGLLRDRLPDHGASWLARLTAAGLSSLTRPEAIPTELWRALQVRES; translated from the coding sequence ATGCCCCTCACCCCCACCGCCACCCGTGAGTTGCTCGCCCAACTTGGGCATCAACCGAAGCGGTTTCTCGGCCAGAATTTCCTGGTCGACGGGAACATCGTCCGGAAATCGCTTGAACTCGCGCAGGTGCGCCGCGGCGACGCGGTGGTCGAGATCGGTCCGGGTCTGGGCACCTTAACGGGCGCACTGCTCGAGGCCGGCGCGGAGGTCTGGGCCGTCGAGAAGGATCGCACGCTGCACGCCCACCTCTCATCCACGCTGCAGCCGCGGCATCCGGATACCTTTCACCTGCTCGAAGCCGACGCCGTCGAGCATCCCCTTGCCGATCTGCCGGCCGCTCACGCCGCAGCGTTCAAGATCGTCGCCAATCTGCCCTACGCGATCGCCACCCCTTGGCTCGACGCGGTGCTCGGGGGGCCTCTGCCGGAGCGGATGGTGCTGATGCTTCAGCAGGAGGCGGCGCAACGCTACGTGGCCATGCCCGGCTCCAAATCATTCGGCGCGATCTCGGTGTTCTTGCAATCGGCCTACGAGGTCGCACCCGGTCATCGCGTCGAGGCCAGCTGCTTTTTCCCGCGACCGGACGTGGATTCCTATCTCCTGCACCTCGTCCGCCGCGCCGAGCCCTTCGTATTCACCCCGGAGGTGAAGGCGCTGATCCGTTCCGTGTTTCAGCAGCGCCGCAAGCAGATCGGCGGGCTGCTCCGCGACCGTTTGCCCGATCACGGTGCCAGCTGGCTGGCTCGTCTCACCGCGGCCGGACTGTCGTCGCTTACCCGACCCGAAGCAATTCCGACGGAACTTTGGCGTGCGCTGCAGGTTAGAGAATCCTGA
- a CDS encoding B12-binding domain-containing radical SAM protein, translating to MNILLVSPQTPDTFWSFKHVLRFVSKKAAFPPLGLLTIAAMLPRDWKLRLVDLNVERLRDELLREADYVLIGAMLVHQESVHEIVARCAALGKRVIGGGPLFTTGHEKFPEIAHFVLGEAEEIMPQLVADLVSGDLQPSYQAPRFPTITQTPVPRWDLINVRHYVTMAAQFSRGCPFDCEFCDIIVMNGRVPRTKTPAQFVEELEVLRRHGWRDMVFVVDDNFIGDKRRTRALLEALIEWRRRTNPKMGFFTEASVNLADDPELCALMVAAGFTKVFVGIETPSADALEECHKVQNRNRDLVSAVHTLQHAGLEVMGGFIVGFDSDLSDIFKRQFDFIQRSGVAIAMVGLLTALPRTKLWMRLKREGRLEAESTGNNTQAELNFVPKLSREYLQQGYRELMHRLYRPRDYYARIRTFLRNYQPKGPRLRLSRADLVAFLKSLWLLGVWHRGRIGYWRLFWGTLVKRPTKFRFALELAIMGYHFRRVARAL from the coding sequence ATGAACATCCTGCTCGTCAGCCCTCAGACTCCCGACACGTTCTGGAGTTTCAAACACGTCCTGCGCTTCGTCTCCAAGAAAGCCGCCTTCCCGCCGCTCGGCCTGCTGACGATCGCCGCCATGCTGCCGCGCGACTGGAAGCTCCGGCTCGTCGACCTCAACGTCGAACGGCTCCGCGACGAACTTCTCCGCGAAGCCGATTACGTCCTGATTGGCGCGATGCTCGTGCACCAGGAATCCGTGCACGAGATCGTGGCGCGCTGTGCCGCCCTCGGCAAACGCGTGATCGGCGGTGGCCCGCTGTTCACGACCGGACACGAAAAGTTCCCCGAGATCGCCCACTTCGTGCTCGGCGAGGCGGAGGAGATCATGCCGCAGCTCGTCGCCGATCTCGTTTCTGGCGACTTGCAACCGAGCTATCAGGCGCCGCGGTTCCCGACCATCACGCAGACACCGGTGCCGCGTTGGGACCTGATCAACGTCCGTCACTATGTCACGATGGCCGCACAGTTTTCCCGCGGCTGCCCATTCGACTGCGAATTCTGCGACATCATCGTGATGAACGGCCGTGTGCCGCGCACGAAAACGCCCGCACAATTCGTCGAGGAACTCGAAGTGCTGCGTCGCCACGGCTGGCGCGACATGGTGTTCGTCGTCGACGACAACTTCATCGGCGACAAGCGCCGCACCCGTGCTCTGCTCGAAGCGCTGATCGAGTGGCGGCGGCGGACCAACCCCAAAATGGGCTTCTTCACCGAGGCTTCGGTCAACCTCGCTGACGACCCCGAACTCTGCGCGCTGATGGTTGCCGCCGGGTTCACGAAGGTGTTCGTGGGCATCGAAACGCCCTCCGCCGATGCGCTCGAGGAATGCCACAAGGTGCAGAACCGCAATCGCGATCTGGTCTCCGCCGTGCACACGCTGCAGCATGCGGGACTCGAGGTCATGGGCGGGTTCATCGTTGGGTTCGACAGCGACCTGTCCGACATCTTCAAGCGCCAGTTCGATTTCATCCAACGTTCGGGCGTCGCGATCGCGATGGTGGGACTGCTGACCGCGCTGCCGCGCACCAAACTCTGGATGCGGCTCAAGCGCGAAGGTCGGCTCGAAGCGGAGAGCACCGGCAACAACACTCAGGCCGAACTGAATTTCGTGCCGAAGCTGAGTCGGGAGTATCTGCAGCAGGGCTACCGCGAGCTGATGCACCGACTCTACCGGCCGCGCGACTACTACGCCCGGATCCGCACCTTCCTCCGCAACTATCAGCCGAAGGGACCGCGGCTCCGGTTGAGCCGCGCCGACCTCGTGGCCTTCCTGAAATCGCTCTGGCTGCTCGGGGTCTGGCACCGCGGCCGGATCGGATACTGGCGGCTCTTTTGGGGCACACTCGTGAAACGACCGACCAAGTTCCGTTTCGCGCTCGAGCTCGCAATCATGGGCTACCACTTCCGCCGCGTGGCCCGGGCGTTGTAG
- a CDS encoding GNAT family N-acetyltransferase, translated as MTPVDPEVLPPGIIVRDAQASDLPAIVSIYNEIIPGRMVTADLDLVTVESRLPWLQLHNPAHHPVWVVEENGAVIAWLSFDTFYPRPAYDGTAMLAIYVTKARRGSGLGRMLLTRAMRHAPKLGIRVLLGYIFAHNEPSLKLFAAHGFGRWAHLPGVAQLDGIDRDVIIMGKRVME; from the coding sequence ATGACGCCGGTCGACCCGGAGGTACTACCCCCCGGCATCATCGTCCGCGACGCCCAGGCGTCCGATCTCCCGGCGATCGTCTCGATCTACAACGAGATCATCCCCGGCCGGATGGTCACGGCCGATCTGGATCTCGTCACCGTCGAAAGCCGGCTGCCCTGGCTGCAACTGCACAATCCCGCGCATCATCCGGTCTGGGTGGTCGAGGAAAACGGCGCCGTGATCGCGTGGCTGAGCTTCGACACCTTTTATCCGCGCCCGGCTTACGACGGCACCGCGATGCTGGCGATCTACGTCACCAAGGCGCGGCGCGGCAGCGGACTTGGCCGGATGCTGCTCACCCGGGCGATGCGGCATGCGCCGAAGCTCGGGATCCGCGTGCTGCTCGGCTACATCTTCGCCCACAACGAGCCGAGCCTGAAACTTTTCGCCGCCCACGGCTTCGGCCGCTGGGCGCACTTGCCCGGCGTAGCCCAACTCGATGGCATCGACCGCGACGTGATCATCATGGGCAAGCGCGTGATGGAGTAG
- a CDS encoding PAS domain-containing hybrid sensor histidine kinase/response regulator: MRIYPHGFALRTTLVYAAAAALWITFSDWAVLLLVQDVPAAARLSIYKGWAFVAVTSLLLYGVLQQWMARLKRQLDEQAKIEVELRQWADAFNHCAHGIAIGIPATNRLLACNPAFAAMHGFTVAEMNGRDVLTLYVPSDWEHVRRNVAIADRDGRVQFQANRVRKDGSVFTVQVDLVSVRDANEALLYRVTTVQDVTERNRAEAQRRESEDRFRAVVENIHEVFWIHDPSHIRIVYVSPAFEKIWGRPCAEVVNWDSETWLQTLHADDRERLRRVVQGGTPEGYDEQYRILRPDGTERWVHDRSFPVKDGAGRVVRIVGVAQDITERKQLESQFLRAQRLEAIGTLAGGVAHDLNNILAPMLMAAGLLKENITNEHDREMLSMVERSARRGADIIRQLLTFSRGVEGSRLALQIRHLVREMMGIMRETFPREITLIDQTKGELWPVVADATQLHQVLVNLCVNARDAMPHGGTLAISAVNVEFVAGDAQLPHDAPPGSYVMLSVKDTGVGMTPEIMERIFDPFFTTKDLGRGTGLGLSTVLGIVRSHGGFVNVSSEAGKGSDFRVYLPASRAEVAEPAAEPAEPLPLGHGELILVVDDEEPIRDATRHVLVKQNYRVVTATDGKEAVTAFLDQRDNVQLLLTDMMMPQMGGAALIRALRLLNPQLKVIATSGLDSHAGDGELAELGLSDILPKPCGPKALIESIQRALMRN, translated from the coding sequence ATGCGGATCTACCCTCACGGTTTCGCGTTGCGGACAACGTTGGTCTACGCGGCGGCGGCGGCGCTCTGGATCACGTTTTCAGATTGGGCGGTGTTGCTCCTCGTGCAGGATGTCCCTGCGGCGGCCCGGCTCTCGATTTACAAAGGTTGGGCCTTCGTGGCGGTGACGTCACTGCTGCTCTACGGCGTGCTGCAGCAGTGGATGGCGCGGCTGAAGCGGCAGCTGGACGAGCAGGCGAAGATCGAGGTCGAGCTGCGGCAGTGGGCGGATGCGTTCAACCATTGCGCGCACGGCATCGCGATCGGCATTCCGGCCACGAATCGTTTGTTGGCCTGCAACCCCGCGTTTGCCGCGATGCACGGCTTCACTGTCGCCGAGATGAATGGCCGGGACGTGTTGACCCTCTATGTGCCGAGCGATTGGGAACACGTGCGGCGCAATGTGGCGATCGCCGACCGTGACGGACGCGTGCAATTCCAGGCGAACAGGGTGCGCAAGGACGGCTCGGTCTTCACGGTGCAGGTCGACCTGGTCTCGGTCCGCGACGCGAACGAAGCACTGCTTTACCGCGTGACCACCGTGCAGGACGTGACCGAGCGCAACCGGGCGGAGGCACAACGGAGGGAGAGCGAGGATCGGTTCCGCGCGGTGGTCGAGAACATCCACGAGGTGTTTTGGATTCACGACCCCAGCCATATCCGGATCGTCTATGTGAGTCCGGCCTTCGAAAAGATCTGGGGGCGGCCGTGCGCGGAGGTGGTAAACTGGGATTCGGAGACGTGGCTCCAGACGCTGCACGCGGACGACCGCGAGCGGTTGCGCCGCGTCGTGCAGGGGGGGACCCCTGAGGGCTACGACGAGCAATATCGAATTTTGCGGCCGGACGGCACGGAACGCTGGGTGCACGACCGGTCGTTCCCGGTCAAGGACGGCGCCGGGCGCGTGGTGCGGATCGTCGGGGTGGCCCAGGACATTACCGAACGCAAACAGCTCGAGTCGCAGTTTCTGCGGGCGCAGCGGCTCGAGGCGATCGGCACGCTGGCCGGCGGCGTGGCGCACGATTTGAACAACATTCTCGCGCCGATGCTGATGGCCGCCGGGCTGTTGAAGGAAAACATCACCAACGAGCACGATCGCGAAATGCTCTCGATGGTGGAGCGCAGCGCGCGGCGCGGCGCCGACATCATCCGGCAGTTGCTGACCTTCAGCCGTGGCGTCGAAGGCTCGCGGCTTGCCCTGCAGATCCGGCATCTCGTGCGGGAGATGATGGGGATCATGCGCGAGACGTTCCCGCGCGAGATCACGCTGATCGATCAGACCAAGGGCGAGCTCTGGCCGGTGGTCGCCGATGCGACCCAACTGCACCAGGTGTTGGTGAACCTCTGCGTGAATGCACGCGACGCCATGCCGCACGGCGGGACGCTCGCGATCAGCGCGGTGAACGTCGAATTCGTGGCGGGCGATGCGCAGTTGCCGCATGACGCCCCGCCAGGCTCTTACGTGATGCTGTCGGTGAAGGACACCGGCGTCGGCATGACCCCGGAGATCATGGAGCGAATCTTCGATCCGTTCTTCACGACGAAGGACCTGGGCCGCGGCACGGGGCTGGGGCTTTCGACCGTGCTCGGAATCGTGCGCAGCCACGGCGGGTTTGTGAACGTGTCGAGCGAGGCGGGGAAGGGCAGCGACTTCCGCGTCTACCTGCCCGCGTCGCGGGCCGAGGTGGCGGAACCCGCGGCCGAACCGGCTGAGCCGTTGCCGCTGGGCCACGGCGAGCTGATCCTAGTGGTCGATGACGAGGAGCCGATTCGCGATGCCACCCGGCACGTGCTGGTGAAACAGAACTATCGCGTCGTGACGGCGACGGACGGCAAGGAAGCGGTGACGGCTTTTCTGGATCAGCGCGACAACGTGCAGTTGCTGCTGACCGACATGATGATGCCCCAGATGGGGGGCGCGGCGCTGATTCGGGCGCTGCGGTTGCTCAATCCGCAGCTCAAAGTCATCGCCACCAGCGGGCTGGATTCCCACGCGGGTGACGGCGAGCTGGCTGAGCTCGGGCTCAGCGACATCCTGCCGAAACCATGCGGACCGAAGGCGTTGATCGAGTCGATCCAACGGGCATTGATGAGAAACTGA
- the xylB gene encoding xylulokinase: protein MSLFIGIDSGTQSVKAIVLDLETRKVVAEARAPHQLIEGLPVGHMEQHPEDWTSALDFVIGEVVAKIGAEQAKRVRGIGVSGQQHGFVPLDENGAVIRPAKLWCDTSTAPECAIITKKLGGPKAAIRKTGNLILPGFTAPKILWLKRHEPENYKKLRHVLLPHDYLNFHLTGNYFMEFGDASGTAMMDVRTRKWSKDVIAAIDRKLADYLPPISESHQAAGTLRAELAAKYGLSTDVVVSAGGGDNMMGAIGTGNVAPGVVTASFGTSGTIYAFASKPVIDPQGEIAAFCSSTGGWLPLLCTMNVTTVTEQIRTLFGLDVRALDDSAAKAPAGANGLILLPYLAGERTPNVPDGSGVFFGLNQKTFNAAHLNRAAMEGVTMGMNYGLRRLATLGVKAKEIRVTGGGSKSPFWRQMMADIFGVPVVGMVEDEGAALGGALQAAWCVAIRDGNKKAKLTDFTTGTVALDESTRCTPNKANVARYRELQALQDKLSLALREVFADQRALANKA from the coding sequence ATGAGCCTCTTCATCGGCATTGATTCCGGCACACAGAGTGTCAAAGCGATCGTCCTCGATCTCGAGACCCGCAAGGTCGTGGCGGAGGCGCGCGCGCCTCACCAGTTGATCGAAGGGCTGCCCGTTGGGCACATGGAGCAGCACCCGGAGGATTGGACCTCCGCGCTCGACTTCGTGATCGGCGAGGTGGTGGCGAAGATCGGGGCCGAGCAGGCGAAGCGCGTGCGCGGGATCGGCGTGTCCGGCCAGCAGCACGGCTTTGTGCCGCTGGACGAGAACGGCGCAGTCATCCGGCCGGCGAAACTCTGGTGCGATACGAGCACGGCGCCGGAATGCGCGATCATCACGAAAAAACTCGGCGGGCCGAAGGCGGCGATCAGGAAGACCGGCAATCTGATTCTGCCGGGATTCACCGCGCCGAAAATCCTCTGGCTGAAGCGCCACGAGCCCGAGAACTACAAGAAGCTCCGGCACGTGCTGCTGCCGCACGACTATCTCAATTTCCACCTCACCGGGAATTACTTCATGGAGTTCGGCGACGCTTCGGGCACGGCGATGATGGACGTGCGGACGCGCAAGTGGTCGAAGGACGTGATCGCTGCGATCGATCGGAAGCTGGCCGACTACCTGCCGCCGATTTCCGAATCGCATCAAGCCGCAGGCACGCTGCGCGCGGAGCTGGCGGCGAAATACGGACTCTCGACTGACGTGGTCGTCAGCGCCGGCGGTGGCGACAACATGATGGGCGCGATCGGCACCGGCAACGTGGCGCCGGGCGTGGTGACGGCGAGCTTCGGCACGAGCGGCACGATTTACGCGTTCGCGAGCAAGCCGGTGATTGATCCGCAGGGCGAGATCGCGGCGTTCTGCTCGTCGACCGGCGGCTGGCTGCCATTGCTCTGCACGATGAATGTCACGACCGTGACGGAGCAGATCCGCACGCTGTTCGGGCTCGACGTGCGCGCGCTCGACGATTCCGCGGCGAAAGCGCCGGCGGGTGCGAACGGGCTGATCCTGCTGCCGTATCTGGCCGGCGAGCGCACGCCGAACGTGCCGGACGGCTCGGGCGTGTTCTTCGGGTTGAACCAGAAAACCTTCAACGCAGCGCACCTGAACCGTGCCGCGATGGAGGGCGTGACCATGGGCATGAACTACGGTCTGCGCCGGCTCGCAACGCTCGGGGTGAAGGCGAAGGAAATTCGCGTCACGGGCGGCGGCTCGAAGTCGCCGTTCTGGCGGCAGATGATGGCGGACATCTTCGGCGTGCCGGTGGTCGGCATGGTCGAGGATGAAGGCGCGGCGCTTGGCGGCGCGTTGCAGGCCGCGTGGTGCGTGGCGATCCGCGACGGCAACAAGAAGGCAAAGCTGACGGATTTCACCACGGGCACGGTGGCGCTGGACGAGTCGACGCGGTGCACGCCGAACAAGGCGAACGTCGCGCGTTACCGCGAACTGCAGGCGTTGCAGGACAAGCTCAGCCTCGCGCTGCGCGAGGTGTTTGCCGACCAGCGCGCGCTGGCGAACAAGGCCTGA